The Fodinibius saliphilus genome has a segment encoding these proteins:
- the ilvN gene encoding acetolactate synthase small subunit, giving the protein MNTTQKPVQTKEQKHTLSVVVSYNLNALSRIIGIFSSKGFEIDSISFGSGKESGLARITITTHGDEQIIEQITKQLHKIIDVVTVADLTYESFVERELALVKVKASNSARSEIMQITQVFRAKVIDISPGKLSIEITGNRDKIDAFIGMVRPFGIIELARTGSVALKREFNGSV; this is encoded by the coding sequence ATGAATACCACACAAAAACCAGTTCAAACGAAAGAACAAAAGCATACGCTCTCAGTAGTGGTAAGCTACAACCTGAATGCCCTTTCACGCATCATCGGCATTTTCAGCAGCAAGGGGTTTGAGATCGACAGTATCAGTTTTGGCTCGGGTAAAGAGTCGGGCCTCGCTCGCATTACGATCACCACGCATGGCGATGAACAGATTATCGAGCAGATCACCAAGCAGCTGCACAAAATTATTGATGTGGTAACGGTTGCCGATCTCACTTACGAGAGTTTTGTGGAGCGCGAACTGGCCCTGGTGAAGGTAAAAGCCAGCAATTCGGCACGATCAGAAATTATGCAGATCACACAAGTTTTCCGAGCCAAGGTTATCGATATCAGTCCCGGAAAGCTCTCTATCGAGATTACGGGGAACCGCGACAAAATCGATGCTTTTATCGGTATGGTTCGCCCCTTTGGCATTATCGAGCTTGCGCGAACCGGCAGCGTAGCACTTAAAAGAGAATTCAACGGATCAGTTTAA
- the ilvB gene encoding biosynthetic-type acetolactate synthase large subunit — protein sequence MDNAKAHKLKKNKKKEPPEDSGPSVLNGAGILINTLQDLEVDTIFGYPGGAVLPLYDKLFDNHDINHVLVRHEQAGTHAADGYARVTGKPGVVLATSGPGGTNTVTGIATAAMDSIPLVVFTGQVPTDLIGNDAFQEADIVGITRPITKHNYLVDDVNDLEQVIRKAFHVATSGRPGPVLVDLPKDMLKTEGHYSGLRKVSIPSYSPTEKGHFSQIKKAAELLSDAEKPLIYAGGGVVLGKAWNELTAMAERHNIPVTTTLMGLGGFPEGKPQALGMLGMHGTYTANMATTECDVLLAVGARFDDRVTGNLEGFSPHSKKIHIDIDPTNIGKNVAVEVPIVGDVKQVLPEIDEKMETPNTDKWWQVLNQWQEDHPLKVPETEDTIKPQQMIEAISDATNGDAIVATDVGQHQMWTAQHYTFNHPRSFLSSGGLGTMGYGFPAAMGAAFAHPDRTVVCITGDGGFQMTPYELSTAVEHEIPLKIAIMNNQCLGMVRQWQELFYDERYSHSILKKGNPDFVKLAESYGAVGLRATTPKEMDDILQQAMEINDKPVVMDFHVEEHENCYPMVPAGAALNEMVLEDK from the coding sequence ATGGACAACGCAAAAGCCCACAAACTCAAAAAAAATAAAAAGAAAGAACCTCCAGAAGATTCCGGCCCCTCCGTACTGAACGGTGCAGGAATTCTTATTAACACACTACAGGATCTTGAAGTAGACACCATCTTTGGTTACCCGGGAGGGGCCGTACTCCCCCTTTACGACAAACTATTTGATAATCACGACATCAATCATGTGCTCGTACGACATGAACAAGCCGGCACCCATGCCGCTGATGGTTATGCGCGTGTAACCGGGAAACCGGGCGTTGTCCTTGCCACATCCGGGCCCGGCGGCACCAACACGGTTACCGGTATTGCCACGGCTGCCATGGATTCCATTCCTCTTGTCGTCTTTACGGGACAAGTTCCTACCGACCTCATTGGGAATGATGCTTTCCAGGAAGCGGATATCGTCGGCATCACCCGCCCGATCACTAAACACAATTACCTGGTGGATGATGTTAATGATCTGGAACAGGTGATTCGCAAAGCTTTCCATGTAGCTACCAGCGGACGACCCGGCCCGGTATTGGTCGATCTCCCAAAGGATATGCTGAAAACCGAAGGCCACTACAGCGGACTTCGCAAGGTATCCATACCCAGCTACAGTCCTACCGAAAAGGGACACTTTAGCCAGATTAAAAAAGCTGCGGAATTATTAAGTGATGCGGAAAAACCCTTGATCTATGCAGGAGGAGGCGTAGTGTTGGGTAAAGCTTGGAACGAACTTACCGCGATGGCCGAACGCCACAACATCCCGGTTACAACCACCCTGATGGGACTGGGCGGCTTTCCGGAAGGCAAACCACAAGCGCTAGGCATGCTAGGGATGCATGGCACCTATACCGCCAATATGGCGACTACCGAATGTGATGTACTTCTTGCAGTTGGAGCCCGCTTTGATGATCGGGTAACCGGAAACCTGGAGGGCTTTTCACCGCATTCGAAAAAGATTCATATCGATATCGACCCAACGAATATCGGCAAAAACGTTGCGGTAGAAGTTCCCATTGTCGGCGACGTGAAACAAGTGCTGCCCGAGATTGACGAAAAAATGGAAACACCAAATACCGATAAATGGTGGCAGGTACTTAACCAATGGCAAGAAGATCATCCCCTGAAAGTACCCGAGACCGAAGATACTATTAAGCCGCAACAGATGATTGAAGCTATTTCTGATGCCACCAACGGGGATGCGATTGTAGCTACTGATGTAGGGCAACATCAGATGTGGACTGCCCAGCACTACACTTTTAATCACCCACGCTCATTTCTCTCTTCCGGGGGGCTCGGCACCATGGGATATGGATTTCCGGCAGCCATGGGAGCAGCTTTTGCCCACCCGGACCGCACGGTAGTCTGTATTACCGGGGATGGTGGGTTCCAGATGACGCCCTATGAACTTTCTACTGCAGTTGAGCATGAAATCCCGCTTAAAATTGCCATCATGAATAACCAATGCCTTGGCATGGTACGGCAGTGGCAAGAGCTGTTTTATGATGAGCGTTACAGCCATTCCATCCTCAAGAAAGGAAATCCCGACTTCGTCAAGCTGGCGGAAAGTTATGGAGCTGTTGGGCTTCGGGCAACTACGCCTAAAGAGATGGATGACATTCTTCAACAAGCGATGGAAATCAATGACAAACCTGTAGTTATGGACTTCCACGTGGAAGAGCATGAAAACTGCTACCCGATGGTTCCTGCAGGAGCAGCGTTAAACGAAATGGTTTTGGAGGATAAGTAG
- the ilvD gene encoding dihydroxy-acid dehydratase — translation MAQKLNKYSSELTQKESQVGSRAMLYGAGLTDEDMNKAQVGIASTGWDGNPCNMHLNGLGKHIRESVWDSGMVGFMFHSIGVSDGISMGTQGMKYSLQSREIIADSIETVMRAQWYDANISVVGCDKNMPGSIIAMARFNRPSIMVYGGTIRPGKYQGEDLDVVSAFESYGEYLSDEITKEEMDEVLRHACPGAGACGGMYTANTMASAIETMGMSLPFSSSIPATHKKKVEECHRAGEAILNLMEQDITPRDIISRKALENAVTITIALGGSTNAVMHLLAIARSAEVPFTIDDFQDISTRTPYLADLKPSGQYVMEDLYNVGGVPAVQKLLLKEGLLHGDTLTVTGKSLEENVADVPGLFEEQKIISPVDNPIKKTGHLQILYGNLALEGAVAKITGKEGTRFTGTARVYNSEEESLEGIESGEVKAGDVVVIRYEGPKGGPGMREMLSITAAIMGAGLGKEVALITDGRFSGGSHGFVIGHVTPEAQVGGTIALIEDGDTITIDADNREIDVDLSDEELEERRQNWEPPSLELKGSLYKYAQLVSSASEGCVTDG, via the coding sequence ATGGCTCAGAAACTCAATAAATACAGCTCAGAACTAACACAAAAAGAATCTCAGGTTGGATCGCGTGCGATGCTCTACGGCGCAGGTCTAACCGATGAAGATATGAACAAAGCCCAGGTTGGTATTGCCAGTACCGGCTGGGATGGTAACCCGTGCAACATGCATTTGAATGGGTTGGGTAAGCATATTCGTGAGAGCGTTTGGGATTCCGGCATGGTGGGATTCATGTTTCACAGCATTGGAGTGAGTGATGGGATTTCCATGGGTACGCAGGGGATGAAGTATTCGCTGCAGTCGCGTGAGATTATTGCCGATTCTATTGAAACGGTGATGCGTGCCCAGTGGTACGATGCTAATATTTCGGTTGTAGGATGTGATAAAAATATGCCGGGTTCGATTATAGCAATGGCACGATTTAATCGTCCTTCTATTATGGTATATGGTGGGACTATTCGCCCCGGGAAGTACCAGGGAGAGGATTTGGATGTGGTTTCAGCATTTGAATCGTATGGAGAATACCTTTCTGATGAAATTACTAAAGAAGAGATGGACGAGGTGCTCCGCCACGCTTGTCCCGGTGCAGGAGCCTGCGGAGGCATGTATACTGCCAATACCATGGCTTCGGCTATTGAGACGATGGGGATGAGCCTGCCCTTTAGTTCGTCTATACCGGCGACGCATAAGAAAAAAGTGGAAGAGTGCCACCGGGCGGGCGAAGCCATTCTTAATCTGATGGAACAGGATATAACCCCTCGGGATATCATCTCAAGAAAAGCCCTTGAAAATGCAGTCACAATTACGATTGCACTTGGCGGATCTACCAACGCGGTAATGCACTTATTAGCCATAGCCCGTTCTGCAGAAGTGCCTTTTACCATAGATGATTTCCAGGATATTAGTACGCGCACTCCGTATTTGGCAGATCTCAAGCCCAGCGGCCAGTATGTGATGGAAGATCTCTACAATGTGGGCGGGGTGCCGGCCGTGCAGAAATTGCTGTTAAAAGAAGGGTTATTACATGGTGATACGCTTACGGTAACGGGGAAAAGCCTCGAAGAGAATGTGGCCGACGTCCCCGGTCTGTTTGAGGAGCAAAAGATTATCTCACCCGTCGATAATCCCATCAAAAAAACAGGACACTTGCAGATTTTATACGGGAACCTGGCCTTGGAAGGGGCAGTAGCCAAGATTACCGGAAAGGAGGGCACACGTTTTACCGGTACGGCGCGCGTCTATAATTCGGAGGAGGAAAGTCTTGAAGGTATTGAGAGTGGAGAAGTAAAAGCGGGTGATGTGGTTGTGATTCGCTATGAAGGTCCCAAGGGAGGGCCCGGAATGCGTGAGATGCTTTCCATAACGGCGGCTATTATGGGTGCCGGTCTTGGCAAAGAAGTAGCCCTCATTACCGACGGGCGTTTTTCTGGGGGGAGCCATGGTTTTGTAATTGGGCATGTTACGCCGGAAGCCCAGGTGGGGGGAACTATTGCTCTTATCGAAGATGGTGATACCATTACCATTGATGCCGATAACCGGGAAATTGATGTCGATCTTTCGGATGAAGAGCTGGAAGAGCGACGACAGAACTGGGAGCCTCCATCTCTGGAACTGAAGGGTTCGCTTTACAAATATGCGCAATTGGTTTCTTCGGCTTCGGAGGGCTGTGTTACAGATGGATAA
- a CDS encoding ABC transporter ATP-binding protein, translating to MNQAIKINGLKKSYGDTYVLEDFELSVPAGTIFGLIGPNGAGKSTLIGILTGLLDYDEGEIIIDGLTLNESNELKIKQRVASVLQPPLLFEHFTSNDFLHYVCDIYEVASEGRQSKINSLLYYLGLKEFEHAKIDKLSAGSRKKLSFSAAILSQPEILFLDEPFESIDVISIGRMKTILNQLKKNGVTIIITSHILEIVENLCDDIAILHNHEIIAYLDSESRKELQKNSSLSEIFESYIEIEKPKDDVLNWL from the coding sequence ATGAATCAAGCCATTAAAATAAACGGGCTGAAAAAATCGTATGGAGATACCTATGTTCTCGAAGATTTTGAACTAAGCGTGCCGGCAGGTACAATCTTCGGTCTCATAGGTCCCAATGGGGCAGGTAAAAGCACCCTCATTGGAATATTAACAGGCTTGCTCGATTATGATGAAGGGGAAATTATTATCGATGGACTAACCTTAAATGAAAGTAATGAATTAAAAATCAAGCAGCGTGTAGCCTCAGTACTACAGCCCCCTCTTCTTTTTGAACACTTCACCAGTAACGATTTTCTGCACTACGTATGTGATATCTATGAAGTAGCCAGTGAAGGCCGTCAATCAAAAATTAACTCACTACTCTATTATTTGGGACTCAAAGAGTTTGAGCATGCAAAAATTGATAAACTTTCAGCTGGAAGTCGAAAAAAATTATCCTTTAGCGCCGCTATCCTTAGCCAGCCTGAAATTCTATTCCTCGATGAACCTTTTGAAAGCATTGATGTAATCTCTATCGGCCGGATGAAGACCATTCTCAATCAACTTAAAAAAAACGGGGTTACCATCATCATTACCAGCCATATTCTGGAAATAGTAGAAAACCTCTGCGATGATATTGCCATTTTGCATAACCATGAAATTATCGCCTATCTGGATTCCGAAAGCCGTAAGGAACTACAAAAAAACTCCAGTCTCAGCGAAATATTTGAGAGTTATATCGAAATTGAAAAACCCAAGGATGATGTATTGAACTGGTTGTAA
- the uvrA gene encoding excinuclease ABC subunit UvrA yields MSQTDTSPQKEETKPTQDRPIIVKGARVHNLKDIDVEIPRNQMTVITGVSGSGKSSLAFDTIYAEGQRRYVESLSSYARQFLERMDKPDVDYMQGISPAMAIQQKTTSSNPRSTVGTTTEIYDYMRLLFARIGHTISPKSGRKVKKDSTKTAIEELHQQFEDGTKFYVLFSIPKHEQKGLEDELRVLKEKGYPRLLHIEDESILDLTVDEVDASDIDAENYRVLVDRLILKSDEDTRSRIAGSLETAFHEGRGRCSIKIRDGEELNFSERFEMDGMEFQEPTPQMFSFNNPYGACDTCEGFGKVSGIDEDLVIPDPTKTIRDGAIAPFSGEKFSRHLRDFIKVAARNSLPIDTPYQDLTDEVKEILWEGKGDYIGIRPFFEDVKSQSYKVHMRVFYSRYRGYSRCPDCKGYRVRKDGLYVKINDKHIGQVAEMTIGHAREFFEELELSDFEKEVAEQILYEIRKRLKYLDEVGLEYLTLNRKAKTLSGGESQRISLANSLGSSLIGSLYVLDEPTIGLHPRDNDRLINILKSLRDIGNTVLVVEHDPEMIKAADNIIDIGPFAGVHGGEVVFSGPYDKLLESKTLTGKYLSGEKKIPVPEKRRDGSGKSLVLKGAMENNLKDLEVEFPLGKLICVTGVSGSGKSTMVHDTLYAAVENEFGTYNDNIGKHRKVEGLHNIDSVEMVDQSPIGRSSRSNPATYTKAFDGIRDLFANTRQSKIMGYEPGHFSFNVPGGRCETCQGEGIQKIEMQFMADIELTCEECSGKRYRKDVLQVKYRGKNIHDVLEMSVSEAIDFFVDEERITKKLQTLADVGLGYLKLGQSAPTLSGGEAQRVKLAKFLSKSVGNHTLYFFDEPTTGLHFEDIAKLLDSFTELVDNGHTVIIIEHNLDVIKCADHIIDIGPEGGFAGGQIVATGTPEEITEVEQSHTGQYLKDEL; encoded by the coding sequence ATGTCTCAGACTGATACCTCCCCACAAAAAGAAGAAACGAAACCAACGCAAGATCGCCCTATTATTGTTAAGGGAGCACGTGTACACAACCTCAAAGATATTGATGTTGAAATACCGCGCAACCAGATGACAGTAATAACCGGAGTCTCTGGTTCTGGTAAATCAAGCCTGGCCTTTGATACTATTTATGCAGAGGGACAACGACGCTATGTTGAAAGCCTGTCCAGCTATGCCCGGCAGTTTCTGGAGCGTATGGACAAGCCGGATGTTGATTATATGCAAGGTATCTCTCCAGCCATGGCAATACAACAAAAGACAACCTCTTCTAACCCACGATCTACGGTTGGTACCACTACTGAGATCTATGACTATATGCGCCTGCTATTTGCACGTATTGGGCACACTATTTCTCCCAAGTCGGGGCGTAAAGTCAAAAAGGACAGTACTAAAACCGCCATTGAAGAACTACATCAACAGTTTGAAGATGGCACAAAATTTTATGTACTCTTCTCTATTCCCAAACACGAACAAAAAGGACTTGAGGATGAACTTCGGGTTTTAAAGGAAAAAGGCTATCCCCGGCTGTTACATATTGAAGATGAATCAATCCTGGACTTGACTGTGGATGAAGTTGATGCCAGTGATATTGACGCTGAAAACTATCGTGTTCTTGTTGACCGCCTGATTTTAAAGAGTGACGAAGATACTCGAAGCCGTATTGCCGGATCACTGGAAACCGCCTTTCATGAAGGCCGTGGACGATGCTCTATTAAAATTCGCGACGGCGAAGAGCTGAATTTTAGTGAACGTTTTGAAATGGACGGCATGGAATTCCAGGAGCCGACTCCTCAAATGTTCTCCTTTAATAATCCTTATGGAGCCTGTGATACCTGCGAGGGATTTGGAAAAGTCTCTGGTATTGATGAAGATCTTGTTATTCCAGACCCTACCAAAACAATTCGTGATGGAGCTATTGCACCTTTTAGTGGGGAAAAATTTAGCAGACATCTGCGTGATTTTATAAAAGTTGCTGCTCGAAACAGCCTTCCGATCGATACGCCATACCAAGATCTTACAGACGAGGTAAAAGAAATTCTGTGGGAAGGAAAAGGAGACTATATCGGTATTCGTCCATTTTTTGAGGATGTAAAAAGCCAGTCTTACAAAGTACATATGCGTGTATTCTATTCTCGCTATCGAGGGTACAGCCGTTGCCCTGACTGTAAGGGATATCGTGTGCGAAAGGACGGTCTTTATGTAAAAATTAACGATAAGCATATTGGCCAGGTTGCTGAGATGACCATTGGCCATGCACGCGAATTTTTTGAGGAGTTAGAACTTAGCGACTTTGAAAAAGAAGTTGCCGAACAGATCCTTTATGAAATCCGTAAACGTCTGAAATACCTCGACGAAGTGGGACTTGAATATCTCACCCTTAATCGAAAGGCCAAAACCCTGAGTGGTGGAGAATCACAACGTATTAGCCTCGCTAACTCATTAGGAAGTTCATTGATCGGAAGTCTCTATGTGCTTGATGAGCCTACCATTGGACTACATCCCAGAGATAATGATCGACTAATCAATATCTTGAAATCTCTTCGTGATATTGGTAATACAGTCTTAGTAGTGGAGCACGACCCCGAAATGATAAAAGCTGCAGATAATATCATTGACATTGGCCCCTTTGCTGGTGTCCACGGTGGAGAAGTAGTCTTCAGCGGTCCTTATGATAAGCTACTGGAATCAAAAACACTTACCGGTAAATACCTGAGTGGAGAGAAAAAAATCCCCGTACCTGAAAAACGGCGTGATGGCAGTGGTAAGTCTCTAGTTCTTAAGGGAGCGATGGAAAACAATCTCAAAGATCTTGAGGTAGAATTTCCCTTGGGTAAATTAATCTGTGTTACGGGGGTCAGTGGATCTGGAAAATCAACGATGGTCCATGACACCCTTTATGCAGCTGTTGAAAATGAGTTCGGCACTTATAATGATAATATCGGTAAGCACCGGAAAGTAGAAGGGTTACATAATATTGATTCTGTGGAGATGGTCGACCAGTCTCCTATTGGTCGTTCTTCACGTTCTAATCCTGCTACTTATACCAAAGCTTTTGATGGTATTCGGGACTTGTTTGCCAATACCCGCCAATCTAAAATTATGGGATATGAACCTGGCCACTTTTCTTTCAATGTGCCCGGTGGGCGTTGCGAAACTTGTCAGGGCGAAGGCATACAAAAGATTGAGATGCAATTTATGGCCGATATTGAACTCACTTGTGAAGAGTGTAGCGGAAAACGCTATCGAAAAGATGTGTTACAGGTTAAATACCGGGGCAAAAACATCCATGATGTGTTAGAAATGTCGGTCTCTGAGGCAATCGACTTTTTTGTAGATGAAGAGCGTATCACAAAAAAATTACAAACACTGGCTGATGTAGGTCTCGGCTACCTAAAGCTTGGTCAAAGCGCACCTACCCTATCGGGTGGTGAGGCACAACGCGTAAAACTGGCCAAGTTTTTAAGCAAATCTGTAGGCAACCATACCCTTTATTTCTTTGATGAGCCCACTACCGGCCTTCACTTTGAAGATATTGCGAAGCTGCTCGATTCCTTTACTGAACTTGTAGATAACGGACATACCGTTATCATTATCGAACATAATCTCGATGTCATAAAATGTGCAGACCATATTATTGACATTGGACCGGAAGGGGGCTTCGCAGGCGGGCAAATTGTAGCTACCGGTACTCCAGAAGAGATCACTGAGGTTGAGCAGAGCCATACCGGGCAATATCTCAAAGATGAGCTTTAA
- a CDS encoding CPBP family intramembrane glutamic endopeptidase: METPSDDLWQAIIEGVLLYIALPLLFFGELVPLPKIVVLIAVAGYCSFRLWRDPSFRLGLFSRDVEYAISKNIVIRTVLIAFMLGGLVWIMHPEQLFAFPIECPLLWVVIMVLYPLLSVLPQEIIFRSYFFHRFEHYLPLKNATVILSALAFAFLHIIYDNWWAIGLSFAGGLLFGFTYKKTKSLYWVTIEHAIYGGLLFTLGMGNYFYEAF, from the coding sequence ATGGAGACTCCTAGTGATGATTTATGGCAAGCTATAATCGAAGGCGTTTTGCTATATATTGCTTTGCCTCTGTTGTTTTTTGGGGAGTTGGTTCCTCTGCCCAAAATAGTTGTGCTGATTGCGGTTGCCGGATATTGCAGTTTTCGGTTGTGGCGAGATCCGTCCTTTCGGTTAGGATTATTTAGCCGGGATGTTGAATATGCTATTTCAAAAAATATAGTGATACGAACAGTATTAATTGCTTTTATGCTAGGTGGGTTGGTTTGGATTATGCATCCCGAACAACTTTTTGCTTTTCCTATTGAATGTCCTTTGTTATGGGTAGTCATCATGGTCCTTTATCCGTTATTATCGGTCCTGCCTCAGGAAATTATTTTCCGAAGTTACTTTTTTCATCGATTTGAACATTATCTGCCTTTAAAAAATGCAACGGTTATACTAAGTGCCCTGGCATTCGCTTTTTTGCATATTATTTATGATAACTGGTGGGCCATAGGGCTTAGTTTCGCTGGCGGACTACTATTTGGGTTCACCTATAAGAAAACAAAATCATTGTACTGGGTAACTATTGAACATGCTATCTATGGGGGCCTGTTGTTTACGCTGGGAATGGGTAATTACTTTTATGAGGCATTTTAA
- a CDS encoding MarR family winged helix-turn-helix transcriptional regulator translates to MKLKQELCCRTLGCKMGFAVKGIIRLLKKRFAEENIKLTIDQYFTLNIIESDEGLILKELAQIVDRDKSAVLRQIDKLESNHFVARAKDPDDKRRKILLMTRRGAEMLERARKIDKEVNEELLNHIPKEEMEYLDHFFSKLYENALSKASC, encoded by the coding sequence ATGAAGTTAAAGCAAGAATTATGTTGCCGTACACTAGGCTGTAAAATGGGCTTTGCTGTAAAAGGCATTATTCGTTTGCTTAAAAAGCGTTTTGCAGAAGAAAATATTAAGCTAACAATTGACCAATACTTCACCCTCAATATCATAGAAAGCGATGAAGGTCTTATTCTAAAAGAGCTGGCTCAGATAGTTGACCGGGATAAATCAGCGGTGCTGCGACAGATTGATAAACTTGAAAGTAACCACTTTGTAGCCCGGGCAAAAGACCCTGATGATAAAAGAAGAAAAATACTATTGATGACCAGAAGGGGTGCAGAAATGTTGGAAAGAGCTCGAAAAATTGATAAAGAAGTAAACGAAGAATTACTAAACCATATTCCTAAAGAAGAAATGGAATATCTCGATCATTTCTTTTCTAAGTTATATGAAAATGCTCTATCCAAAGCTAGTTGTTGA
- a CDS encoding Mut7-C RNAse domain-containing protein: protein MIKQANLRPIGSLQDFINKNNRPSSTIIVPFSGTPSAKDLVESQGIPHTAISHVKINGMDKPLTFNLSDGDKVTVYPFEEVANSKVPTKFKSPERFIADIHLGKLTKTLRLLGFDTCLNAKWKERDIIRISNEEERMILTRDIGLLRHGDTETGYWIRNTDPDKQIKELFQRFKLSEHILPFSRCMECNGKLSEVALSDIQNRVPPKVQEWHSLFYQCQGCKKIYWKGSHFKDLHLKVEDLKLL, encoded by the coding sequence ATGATAAAACAGGCAAACCTGCGGCCTATCGGTTCATTGCAGGATTTTATCAATAAAAATAACCGACCATCATCAACTATTATTGTTCCATTTTCAGGAACCCCATCTGCTAAAGATCTAGTAGAATCTCAAGGTATACCCCATACTGCTATATCCCACGTTAAAATAAATGGAATGGATAAGCCATTGACGTTTAACCTGTCAGATGGAGATAAGGTTACGGTTTACCCTTTTGAAGAAGTAGCAAATTCAAAGGTTCCAACAAAATTTAAATCTCCGGAAAGGTTCATCGCGGATATCCACTTGGGAAAACTAACTAAAACACTTCGCTTATTAGGATTTGATACTTGCCTAAATGCCAAATGGAAAGAACGGGATATTATTCGTATTTCCAATGAGGAAGAACGAATGATATTAACACGGGATATTGGCCTTCTACGCCATGGGGATACTGAAACAGGGTATTGGATTAGAAACACAGATCCCGACAAACAGATAAAAGAACTCTTTCAGAGATTTAAACTATCAGAACACATACTCCCTTTTAGTCGATGCATGGAATGCAATGGAAAATTGTCGGAAGTAGCTCTTTCCGATATACAAAATAGAGTTCCGCCAAAAGTACAAGAATGGCATTCTCTTTTCTACCAATGCCAAGGGTGCAAAAAAATTTACTGGAAAGGTTCACACTTCAAAGATCTGCATCTAAAAGTGGAGGATTTGAAATTATTGTAA
- a CDS encoding aminotransferase class I/II-fold pyridoxal phosphate-dependent enzyme has translation MDLFDKLEGRPSPLGEFTSEGYGYYTYPKLEGPLGPVMKFNDEDMIVWSINDYLGVGSNEEVKEYDAKIAQDYSLSSPMGARLMTGNSTEHEKLEEELAEFVHKDDAFLLNYGYQGIMSVIHALVDRKDVLIYDELSHACIVDGKQLAMAEKYVFKHNDIESFEKQLERAHRKKKDDGAVLVVTEGAFGMTGDLGILNEMIALKEKYPFRLLVDDAHGVGTMGEDGSGTGTHLGCQDGIDIYFGTFAKAFALIGAFVATDERVVEFLKANVRSQVFAKSVPMPIVKSARKRLQMIKDNPEWREKLWENTNMLRGGLRDMGYNVLPAECPVTPVLTKGSTDLCQTIMRKLREEHGVFVSGVAYPVVPKGTVLIRLIPTAAHTKEQIQKTLDGFEAIKEVVFAEAKKQQKISA, from the coding sequence ATGGATTTATTTGATAAGCTTGAGGGCAGACCGAGCCCATTGGGTGAATTTACTTCAGAAGGATATGGATACTACACTTACCCTAAACTTGAAGGGCCGCTAGGTCCCGTCATGAAATTTAATGACGAAGATATGATCGTTTGGAGTATTAACGACTATCTAGGGGTTGGCAGTAATGAAGAGGTTAAAGAATACGATGCTAAGATAGCACAAGATTATAGCCTCAGTAGTCCCATGGGTGCACGGCTAATGACCGGTAACTCTACCGAGCATGAAAAACTAGAGGAAGAGCTCGCAGAATTTGTTCATAAGGATGACGCATTTTTGCTGAACTATGGCTATCAGGGTATTATGAGTGTTATCCATGCCTTGGTTGATCGTAAAGATGTATTAATATATGACGAATTAAGCCATGCTTGCATTGTAGACGGTAAGCAATTGGCAATGGCTGAAAAATATGTTTTTAAACATAACGATATTGAAAGTTTCGAAAAGCAGTTAGAGCGGGCTCATCGTAAGAAAAAAGATGACGGCGCTGTTCTGGTAGTTACCGAAGGAGCTTTTGGAATGACCGGTGACTTGGGTATTCTCAATGAGATGATTGCCCTTAAAGAAAAGTATCCGTTCCGCTTACTTGTTGACGATGCACATGGCGTTGGAACAATGGGTGAAGATGGTTCCGGAACCGGTACTCATCTGGGTTGCCAAGACGGGATCGATATTTATTTTGGAACGTTCGCAAAAGCGTTTGCACTTATTGGTGCTTTTGTTGCTACCGATGAACGAGTGGTTGAATTCCTAAAAGCTAATGTACGCAGCCAGGTATTTGCAAAGTCTGTGCCTATGCCGATAGTAAAATCGGCGCGCAAGCGACTTCAGATGATCAAAGATAATCCTGAGTGGCGCGAAAAGCTTTGGGAGAATACGAATATGCTACGTGGCGGTCTTCGCGATATGGGATACAATGTATTGCCGGCTGAATGCCCTGTTACCCCTGTGCTCACAAAGGGAAGTACCGATCTTTGCCAGACTATCATGCGTAAATTGCGCGAAGAACATGGTGTGTTTGTAAGTGGTGTAGCATATCCAGTTGTTCCAAAAGGAACGGTATTAATTAGATTAATTCCTACAGCAGCACATACAAAAGAACAGATTCAAAAAACACTAGATGGATTTGAGGCTATTAAAGAGGTGGTTTTTGCTGAAGCAAAAAAGCAACAGAAAATATCAGCCTGA